The following coding sequences lie in one Sorex araneus isolate mSorAra2 chromosome 4, mSorAra2.pri, whole genome shotgun sequence genomic window:
- the CLDN20 gene encoding claudin-20, whose protein sequence is MASVRLQLLAFALAVSGACGVLAATLLPSWQVSVAAGASILSAVEQLQGLWMDCTWYSTGMFSCALRVSTLALPLHVQAARAAMVLACVLAALGICAAPVGMRCTRLGGDREDTKRHAALAAGACFLGAGLAGAVPPVWYTREMVATFLDLTVPEGNKPEPGAAVYAGFVSALLLLVAGWVFCGSGARKRPEGRRQLPKQPLAPDKATYHLEDYV, encoded by the coding sequence ATGGCCTCCGTGCGCCTGCAGCTGCTGGCGTTCGCCCTGGCCGTGTCGGGGGCCTGCGGGGTGCTGGCGGCCACGCTGCTGCCCAGCTGGCAGGTGAGTGTGGCGGCGGGCGCCAGCATCCTGTCGGCCGTGGAGCAGCTGCAGGGGCTGTGGATGGACTGCACCTGGTACAGCACGGGCATGTTCAGCTGCGCGCTGCGCGTCTCCACGCTGGCCCTCCCCCTGCACGTGCAGGCGGCGCGGGCCGCCATGGTGCTGGCCTGTGTCCTGGCCGCCCTGGGCATCTGCGCGGCGCCCGTGGGCATGCGCTGCACCCGCCTGGGCGGCGACCGCGAGGACACCAAGCGCCACGCCGCGCTGGCCGCGGGCGCCTGCTTCCTGGGGGCCGGGCTGGCGGGCGCGGTGCCCCCGGTGTGGTACACCCGGGAGATGGTGGCCACCTTCCTGGACCTCACGGTGCCCGAGGGCAACAAGCCGGAGCCCGGGGCGGCCGTCTACGCCGGCTTCGTCTCGGCCCTGCTGCTGCTCGTCGCCGGCTGGGTCTTCTGCGGCTCCGGGGCCAGGAAGCGGCCGGAGGGGAGGCGTCAGCTGCCCAAGCAGCCGCTGGCGCCCGACAAGGCCACCTACCACCTCGAGGACTACGTGTGA